A single region of the Amphiprion ocellaris isolate individual 3 ecotype Okinawa chromosome 4, ASM2253959v1, whole genome shotgun sequence genome encodes:
- the LOC111579883 gene encoding uncharacterized protein LOC111579883 — protein MDKTTPLLFVLLHLLQVCTIRSHDCPSLPVKNLTCYNDYKRNITCEWNSTNVPDDGNTVCKIHAEWKGTYSSLRASCNLEPLDVSRPARKSCSLIFSESSHAYKFQTFHNITMNLTCNPVKQSVIIYYEPVCHIKLDAPPKPNINFTTVSWLVQDMEHREIKHYNTVLQWKQQAQPWNDATLQPNPCKKECHYQLEKQKLIQGERYEARVRVQSIIDSCNGTWSDWSPTASWVSRVGREPQGTTVDLLHIYIIAGVMVFVLLLAFVISRADKTTWIYMVKWIPNPANSFLQESWLSPHFTKESFHSFLKPVDIISVEITSTVDVVASCRPDEKMMRNESSYESTSSSFSNPSYSNLCAPPPPVSLHSAGNLEPCDADTPYGPVACQSEGTNTGKDNNDVTEKEMEILKLLSKGSSDSDPMQVISDYEKVEKVQVERFRLWSRDSGMCSCEEVIPESLEADSINVADSHDQMPEEDEKKEGEHGIKVNFLKLLGSSGAIFGKESIQVCSDYERVQAVHSPEADSPELPSLDSGVSSGGEEQVSQEESMEDDKSTESTRFLFPPHPSSALPCSMLSMKQLPLNFSGSGFSPALKLQHDHRLEDVMQMSGSRSVEPCADGYMPVGQEQS, from the exons ATGGATAAGACAACTCCTCTCCTGTTTGTTCTGCTGCACCTTCTTCAAGTCTGTACCATCAGAAGTCATGACTGTCCCAGCCTTCCAGTCAAGA ACCTTACTTGTTACAATGACTACAAGCGGAACATCACCTGTGAGTGGAACAGCACAAACGTGCCTGATGACGGAAACACTGTCTGCAAAATACATGCTGAATGGAAGGGGACTTATTCTTCTCTCAG GGCGTCCTGTAACCTCGAGCCTCTTGATGTCTCCAGACCAGCCCGGAAGTCTTGCTCTCTGATCTTTTCAGAGTCATCACATGCCTACAAG tttcaaaCATTTCACAATATCACTATGAATCTTACCTGTAACCCTGTGAAGCAAAGTGTAATCATTTACTATGAGCCAGTTTGTCACA TAAAGCTGGATGCTCCACCAAAACCAAACATCAACTTTACCACTGTTTCCTGGTTGGTCCAGGACATGGAGCATCGTGAAATCAAACATTACAACACTGTGCTGCAGTGGAAGCAACAGGCTCAGCCATGgaat GATGCCACTCTGCAGCCAAATCCGTGTAAGAAGGAGTGCCATTACcaactggaaaaacaaaagctgatACAAGGTGAGCGGTATGAGGCCCGCGTTCGTGTGCAGTCCATTATCGATTCATGCAACGGAACCTGGAGTGACTGGAGTCCTACTGCATCATGGGTGTCACGCGTAGGAAGGGAACCTCAAG GTACCACGGTGGATTTGTTACACATTTACATCATAGCAGGAGTGATGGTGTTCGTCTTGTTGTTGGCTTTTGTGATTTCAAGGGCTGACAAAACCACCTG GATTTACATGGTGAAGTGGATCCCGAACCCAGCAAATTCCTTCCTGCAGGAG AGCTGGTTGAGTCCGCACTTCACCAAAGAATCCTTCCATTCCTTCTTGAAACCAGTGGATATCATCTCTGTGGAGATTACCTCCACTGTGGATGTCGTCGCGTCCTGCAGACCAGATGAGAAGATGATGAGAAACGAGAGCAGCTACGAGTCCACCAGCTCCAGCTTCTCCAACCCAAGTTACTCCAATCTTTgtgcccctcctcctcctgtttcctTGCACAGTGCAGGAAATCTGGAGCCCTGTGATGCCGATACACCTTATGGGCCTGTTGCTTGTCAAAGCGAAGGAACCAACACAGGAAAGGACAACAATGAtgtgacagagaaagaaatggagATCCTAAAGTTGCTTTCCAAAGGCAGCAGCGACAGTGATCCAATGCAGGTGATTTCAGATTATGAGAAGGTCGAGAAGGTCCAGGTCGAGCGCTTCAGACTCTGGAGCCGAGATTCAGGCATGTGCAGTTGCGAAGAGGTCATTCCAGAGAGCTTGGAGGCAGATAGCATCAATGTGGCTGACAGCCATGATCAGATGCCTGAGGAGGATGagaaaaaggagggagagcatGGCATAAAAGTGAATTTTCTGAAGCTGCTTGGAAGCAGTGGAGCCATTTTTGGCAAAGAGTCTATTCAGGTTTGCTCTGATTACGAGCGAGTACAGGCTGTTCATAGTCCAGAGGCTGACAGCCCAGAGCTTCCAAGCCTGGATTCAGGTGTCAGCAGTGGGGGTGAGGAGCAGGTGAGTCAGGAGGAGAGCATGGAGGATGATAAGTCCACTGAATCTACACGCTTCCTCTTTCCTCCACATCCTTCCAGTGCCTTACCATGCTCCATGCTCTCCATGAAACAGCTGCCTTTGAACTTCTCAGGGTCAGGTTTTAGTCCAGCCCTGAAACTGCAGCATGATCATAGACTTGAAGACGTTATGCAGATGTCAGGCAGCAGGTCAGTTGAGCCTTGTGCTGATGGTTATATGCCAGTGGGACAGGAGCAGAGCTGA